DNA sequence from the Ruminococcus albus 7 = DSM 20455 genome:
TCCGACACAGACACTTACCGATCTTCTTACACTTAAAGAGGAAAAGGGATCACTGGAAGGACTGTGCATAGGTCTGTGCGGTGATCTGAAAAACGGCAGAACGGTACATTCTCTGATAAAGGCAATGTCATGCTTTAAAGGAACCAGTTTCGTGCTGATATCAACTCCTGAACTTGCACTTCCTGCTTACATAAAAGATGTTCTTTCAGCAGGCGGTCATCCTTATAAGGAAGTATCATCCCTTGATGATGCTGTCGGTATGCTGGATGTTCTGTATATGACAAGGATACAGAGGGAAAGGTTCTCTAGTCCGGAAGAATATGAAAAGCAGAAGGGCTGTTATATCCTCGATAAAAGAAAAATGTCTAAGGCTAAGGACAGTATGATCGTTATGCACCCATTACCAAGAGTAGATGAAATCGCGGTCGAGGTCGATGACGATCCAAGAGCTATGTATTTCAAGCAGGCTAAATACGGTATGTATATCCGCATGGCCCTTATACTCACCATGCTTGAAGAGAAGGAAATGAAGATACCGCTGGTGACAGGAAAGATACATACCCATCAGATATGTTCAAATCCATTGTGTATAACTCATAAGGAAAATTATCTGCCTCATTATTTCAGGGGCGACAGCACTATGCTTGAATGTGAATACTGCGACGAGAGGACGCTTGTGGAATAAGCTGCTCTCTGTCGGCTTATAGGGAGCAATGTCCATGTATAAAATGTCAGATGAAGAGTTTTTCAAAGTATACGGTCGTATGCCTCGAAGGAACAATAATAAGAATAAGAAAAAAAAAGTCAAAGTATATTGGAGTAGGATCGCTGTTGCTCTGATAGCTGTTATACTGCTTGTAGTCGGTATAGTCAAACTTGCATCAGGTAAGTCTAAAAAGGGTGGAGCTCAGAACGGAAAAGCTTCTGTTTCGTCATCTGCGGGTAAAAATGATGATTATTACGCAGCTCCCGAAAACAAGGAAACCGATGTTGTGTATGACGGTATTGAACTTACAGTATGTATCGATGCTGCTCACGGCGGAGTAGATAAAGGTGCTGTTGGTGAAGACGGCAGAACCGAGAAGGGTGACACGCTGAAGATAGCTGAGGCTTTGAAGCAACACCTCGAAACCTGTGGTGTCAAGGTCATTATGACAAGGAACGATGACAGCTATGTCAGCGTTGAAGACAGATGTCGCATTGCAAATGAACAGGGTGCTGATGTATTCGTTTCTATTCATCGCAGCAGCAGTGATATTCCGGGAAGCGATCCTCACGGATTTGAAGCATGGATACACAATTCAAGGCCGGAGGCTGACAAGGCTTTTGCAGAAAGGATAATGTCGAAGCTTAACGATATCGGAATATCAGAAAACAGGGGAGTACGCACAGGTTATCCTGATGATCGTAATGTAAATTATCCGATCAA
Encoded proteins:
- the pyrB gene encoding aspartate carbamoyltransferase, whose protein sequence is MANLYNNLNLIDLNDFPVSWWEKLLDRAHDIMAEPSAYAEKCKGKIMGTLFYEPSTRTQMSFQTAMLRLGGTIIGFDNPATSSVAKGENIKDTTKIVSGYADIMVMRHPVAGSVKAAALTADCPVINAGDGGHLHPTQTLTDLLTLKEEKGSLEGLCIGLCGDLKNGRTVHSLIKAMSCFKGTSFVLISTPELALPAYIKDVLSAGGHPYKEVSSLDDAVGMLDVLYMTRIQRERFSSPEEYEKQKGCYILDKRKMSKAKDSMIVMHPLPRVDEIAVEVDDDPRAMYFKQAKYGMYIRMALILTMLEEKEMKIPLVTGKIHTHQICSNPLCITHKENYLPHYFRGDSTMLECEYCDERTLVE
- a CDS encoding N-acetylmuramoyl-L-alanine amidase, yielding MYKMSDEEFFKVYGRMPRRNNNKNKKKKVKVYWSRIAVALIAVILLVVGIVKLASGKSKKGGAQNGKASVSSSAGKNDDYYAAPENKETDVVYDGIELTVCIDAAHGGVDKGAVGEDGRTEKGDTLKIAEALKQHLETCGVKVIMTRNDDSYVSVEDRCRIANEQGADVFVSIHRSSSDIPGSDPHGFEAWIHNSRPEADKAFAERIMSKLNDIGISENRGVRTGYPDDRNVNYPINELTKMPSVLLDMGYLTSSIDNPLLDANLEAYARAIGNAIITTARDLGVTDDNGARLRDGQLLSDKTAPVEKSKKPESPESKSDESSQDEESSETEYPDITEYDNSDEDTGSEVGSDETIYTDDGMVYHYTDPMVTE